A single region of the Pontibacter kalidii genome encodes:
- a CDS encoding carboxypeptidase-like regulatory domain-containing protein, whose product MEPEGGGSIRGVVIHAETDAPISGVSISTKPATAAVITDQEGNFSIPEVDAGEYNVVAQKLGYKMKGVTVAVKSFKSSHVTIVLEEAIGGGLAPGKATNPVPASGTTSQPTDVTLRWKAPKSNSSDTLSYDVYLYESGNTEKRLIAEAISDTSVVARNLKYNTTYFWQVVVKDASSRTSNGDVWSFTTLALTNARYLFARAIEGDYNIYRSDGTEVNTFRLTSGVSRDWWPLLNPKRDVIAYASNESVEPQIYTMNLDGTGKLQITTVPVAGYHNQGIGFVWSPDGGQLIYPHYDKLYRIVRDGSGLTVLATAPEGRHFRMLEWTDRGNKILAQTIGQNINHSEIYIMDSNGANMTVLVENLPGRVESPAFAIDGKSILYTHDAAGFENTEGRQLNSRIYRKELGTNRVTDLSSGKPAGTNDLYPRYSPTGDKIIFVNTPNDGFGPYDIYVMDANGSNRTRIFSNATMPDWK is encoded by the coding sequence GTGGAGCCGGAAGGAGGGGGCTCTATCAGAGGAGTAGTGATACATGCCGAAACCGATGCGCCCATCTCGGGTGTGAGTATCAGCACAAAACCAGCCACTGCAGCCGTTATTACCGATCAGGAAGGAAATTTCTCGATACCGGAGGTAGATGCCGGAGAGTATAATGTGGTGGCCCAGAAGCTCGGATACAAGATGAAAGGCGTGACCGTAGCCGTTAAAAGCTTTAAGAGCAGCCATGTTACCATTGTGCTGGAGGAGGCTATTGGCGGCGGACTGGCTCCAGGCAAGGCGACTAACCCGGTGCCAGCGTCAGGCACTACGTCCCAGCCAACGGATGTAACCCTACGCTGGAAGGCCCCGAAGTCCAACAGCAGCGACACGCTTTCCTACGATGTGTACTTGTACGAGTCTGGCAACACGGAGAAAAGATTGATCGCCGAAGCCATTTCAGACACAAGCGTGGTGGCCAGGAACCTGAAGTATAACACGACGTACTTTTGGCAGGTGGTGGTAAAGGATGCCAGTAGCCGAACATCTAACGGGGATGTCTGGAGCTTTACGACGCTGGCGCTCACCAATGCCCGCTACCTTTTCGCCCGGGCCATTGAGGGCGATTACAACATTTATCGCTCAGACGGCACAGAGGTCAACACCTTCAGGCTTACCTCGGGCGTGAGCCGCGACTGGTGGCCCCTGCTGAACCCTAAGCGCGATGTGATAGCGTATGCCTCCAACGAATCCGTAGAGCCCCAGATCTACACCATGAATCTGGACGGAACGGGCAAGCTGCAGATTACCACGGTGCCTGTGGCTGGCTACCATAACCAGGGTATTGGTTTTGTGTGGTCGCCGGACGGCGGGCAGCTGATTTACCCGCACTACGATAAGCTATACCGCATTGTGCGCGACGGCTCCGGACTTACCGTGCTGGCCACCGCCCCGGAGGGCCGCCACTTCCGCATGCTCGAATGGACAGACCGCGGCAATAAGATTCTGGCGCAGACCATCGGGCAGAACATCAACCATTCCGAGATTTACATCATGGACTCCAACGGGGCAAACATGACGGTGCTGGTGGAGAACCTGCCGGGGCGCGTGGAGAGCCCCGCCTTCGCGATAGATGGCAAAAGTATACTTTATACCCACGATGCGGCTGGTTTCGAGAATACCGAGGGCCGGCAGTTGAATTCCCGCATCTACCGGAAGGAGCTGGGCACGAACCGGGTGACGGATTTATCCAGCGGAAAGCCCGCCGGCACAAACGACCTGTACCCGCGCTACTCACCAACCGGCGATAAGATTATTTTTGTGAATACGCCAAACGATGGTTTTGGCCCCTACGATATTTATGTGATGGATGCCAATGGCAGCAACCGCACCAGGATCTTCTCCAACGCCACCATGCCGGACTGGAAATAA
- a CDS encoding HNH endonuclease family protein, with product MARKQAEQVCELCGREVLNLSRHHLVPREEGGRYGATAELCQPCHSTLHLTFSNRELAQIYNSIPALQQAEPLQKYLKWVRGKRIEKIANRRGKRR from the coding sequence ATGGCCAGAAAGCAGGCGGAACAAGTATGCGAGCTTTGCGGCAGAGAGGTGCTGAATTTGTCGCGGCACCACCTGGTGCCCCGCGAGGAAGGAGGCCGCTACGGCGCTACCGCCGAGCTTTGCCAGCCCTGCCATAGCACCCTGCACCTCACCTTTAGCAACCGCGAGCTGGCACAGATCTACAATTCCATACCCGCGCTGCAGCAGGCGGAGCCGCTGCAGAAGTACCTGAAGTGGGTGCGCGGCAAGCGTATCGAGAAAATAGCAAACCGCCGCGGCAAGCGCCGATAA
- a CDS encoding nicotinate phosphoribosyltransferase, with amino-acid sequence MALQEIYRTSLTLLTDLYQLTMAYGYWKNGMAEREAVFHLYFRKHPFGGGYTVAAGLEHVVEYLQALKFTEEDLAYLSSLKGSQGQPLFEQEFIDYLARMEFSCDVDAIPEGTVVFPSEPLVRVKGPLLQAQLIETPLLTIINFQTLIATKAARIKEAAKGDTVIEFGMRRAQGIDGSLSAARAAYIGGADATSNLLAGQLFNIPVKGTHAHSWVQAFDTEEDAFEAYGEAFPKDSVFLVDTYDTVEGVKKAIAVAKKLQPKGFLFGGIRLDSGDLTYLSKEARKLLDAAGFQDASIVASNDLDERLITHLKQEGAKINVWGIGTKMVTAYDQPALGGVYKLAAIKNGKWEYKIKLSEQLAKTSNPGILQVRRFYNQERYLADMIYNEQEQLPEHPQIVDPLDLTRRRNVEEDAKHKDLLVPIFRQGKLVYTLPDLPGIKAHTLKEITQLHESIRRYLNPHSYPAGLESGLHHFKMDLILKLRGTEK; translated from the coding sequence ATGGCACTTCAGGAAATCTATCGCACCTCCCTCACCCTCCTCACCGACCTCTACCAGCTGACAATGGCCTACGGCTACTGGAAAAACGGCATGGCTGAGCGCGAGGCTGTGTTTCATTTATACTTCCGGAAGCACCCGTTTGGCGGCGGCTATACGGTGGCGGCGGGACTGGAGCATGTGGTGGAGTACCTGCAGGCGCTGAAATTCACGGAGGAGGACCTTGCCTACCTCAGCAGTCTGAAAGGCAGCCAGGGGCAGCCACTTTTTGAGCAGGAATTCATCGACTACCTGGCCCGCATGGAGTTCTCCTGCGATGTAGACGCCATTCCGGAAGGAACAGTGGTGTTCCCGAGCGAGCCGCTGGTGCGCGTAAAAGGTCCCCTGCTACAGGCACAGCTCATTGAGACGCCGCTGCTTACCATCATCAATTTCCAAACACTAATTGCCACCAAGGCCGCCCGTATTAAAGAGGCCGCCAAAGGCGATACCGTAATAGAGTTTGGCATGCGTCGGGCACAGGGTATAGACGGCTCGCTTTCTGCGGCACGCGCAGCTTATATTGGTGGCGCCGATGCCACCTCCAACCTGCTGGCGGGGCAGCTATTCAACATCCCGGTAAAAGGTACGCACGCCCACAGCTGGGTGCAGGCCTTTGATACAGAAGAGGATGCTTTTGAGGCGTATGGCGAGGCATTCCCGAAGGACTCTGTTTTTCTGGTGGATACCTACGATACTGTGGAGGGCGTGAAAAAGGCCATCGCGGTGGCCAAAAAACTGCAGCCAAAGGGCTTTCTCTTCGGGGGCATCCGCCTCGACTCCGGCGACCTGACGTACCTGAGCAAGGAAGCCCGGAAATTATTGGATGCTGCCGGATTTCAGGATGCTAGCATCGTGGCCAGCAACGACCTGGATGAGCGCCTGATTACGCACCTGAAGCAGGAGGGCGCCAAAATAAATGTGTGGGGCATAGGCACCAAAATGGTCACCGCTTATGATCAGCCTGCCCTGGGTGGCGTGTACAAACTGGCCGCGATAAAAAACGGCAAGTGGGAGTATAAGATCAAGCTATCGGAGCAGCTGGCGAAAACCTCGAACCCGGGCATCCTGCAAGTGCGCCGCTTTTATAACCAGGAGCGTTACCTGGCCGACATGATCTACAACGAGCAGGAGCAGCTACCAGAGCACCCGCAGATCGTGGACCCGCTGGACCTAACCCGCCGCCGCAATGTGGAGGAAGATGCAAAGCACAAAGACCTGCTGGTGCCGATTTTCAGGCAGGGCAAGCTGGTTTATACGTTGCCAGACCTGCCAGGTATAAAAGCCCATACTTTAAAGGAAATTACTCAGCTACACGAAAGCATACGCCGCTATCTGAACCCGCACAGCTACCCGGCAGGCCTCGAAAGCGGCCTGCATCACTTTAAAATGGATCTGATCCTGAAGCTAAGAGGGACAGAGAAATAA
- a CDS encoding DUF6687 family protein translates to MQKRQFIPFSEVKDKKAIVVDSTHANGFMLSHWKGAPTPTSVKDDTSAAIVLNAMRQQLPELDLPYVTANHFDIDGFVGVWALLNPELALENEELLRQMALIGDFRELDLNHPLAGEALKLVCWLNARERELFYRPFEADEMEEKEAAQCVQKFRYFLREFTRVLQDPDWEKGAWEDEVASVLLGYRDMYKPETKITRHPEIGLIIIETPHPLHYYALFSRSQGFDMVLACYQGNKYELEYKYTTWVDITSRPTLPRLSMAPLAARLNELETSGRRWTHDAVTETGPLLRLDGDKLTRSETYANPTEREIYTSSIPVEQLKQEVVQYYEQAYLGIQPKYNWTWKEVKELNRGN, encoded by the coding sequence ATGCAGAAACGACAGTTTATACCTTTTTCGGAGGTTAAGGATAAGAAGGCTATCGTGGTGGACAGCACCCATGCCAATGGCTTCATGCTTTCGCACTGGAAGGGCGCCCCAACGCCTACGTCGGTGAAGGACGACACCAGCGCGGCCATAGTATTGAACGCCATGCGCCAGCAACTGCCTGAGCTGGACCTGCCTTACGTGACCGCCAACCACTTCGACATCGACGGATTTGTGGGGGTGTGGGCTTTGCTGAACCCGGAGCTGGCGCTGGAGAACGAGGAGCTGCTGCGGCAAATGGCTTTAATCGGCGATTTCCGGGAGCTGGACCTGAACCACCCGCTGGCCGGTGAGGCGCTGAAGCTGGTGTGCTGGCTGAATGCCAGGGAGCGGGAGCTGTTTTACAGGCCTTTTGAGGCGGATGAGATGGAGGAGAAGGAGGCGGCGCAGTGCGTGCAGAAGTTCCGCTATTTTCTGCGTGAGTTTACCCGTGTGCTGCAGGACCCGGACTGGGAAAAAGGCGCCTGGGAAGATGAGGTGGCCAGCGTGCTGCTGGGCTACCGCGATATGTACAAGCCGGAGACAAAGATCACGCGCCACCCCGAGATCGGCCTCATCATCATCGAGACCCCGCACCCGCTGCATTACTACGCCCTCTTCAGCCGCTCTCAGGGGTTTGACATGGTGCTTGCCTGCTACCAGGGCAATAAGTATGAACTGGAGTATAAGTATACCACCTGGGTGGATATTACCTCCCGGCCAACACTTCCGAGGCTAAGTATGGCCCCGCTGGCCGCACGCCTCAACGAACTTGAAACGTCCGGCCGCCGCTGGACGCATGATGCTGTGACCGAAACCGGCCCGCTCCTGCGCCTGGACGGTGATAAGCTTACCCGCTCCGAAACCTATGCCAATCCCACCGAACGCGAGATTTATACTTCGTCTATACCCGTGGAGCAGCTGAAGCAAGAGGTGGTGCAGTATTACGAGCAGGCTTACCTGGGCATCCAACCGAAGTATAACTGGACCTGGAAAGAGGTGAAGGAATTGAACAGGGGGAATTAA
- the xseB gene encoding exodeoxyribonuclease VII small subunit, with the protein MNKELNNMTYREATQELEEILRAIENDAVDVDELTQKVQRSSQLIKLCKEKLRKAEKAIDQVFNEENCETPAPAKPQEGSAGTLF; encoded by the coding sequence ATGAACAAGGAATTAAATAACATGACCTACCGCGAGGCAACGCAGGAACTGGAGGAGATCTTACGCGCCATCGAAAACGACGCCGTAGACGTGGATGAACTGACGCAGAAAGTACAGCGCTCGTCGCAGCTGATAAAGCTGTGCAAGGAAAAACTGCGCAAAGCCGAAAAAGCCATCGACCAGGTGTTTAACGAGGAAAATTGTGAAACCCCTGCCCCGGCTAAGCCGCAGGAAGGTAGTGCTGGCACATTATTTTAG
- the xseA gene encoding exodeoxyribonuclease VII large subunit, whose protein sequence is MSQIFFRQTVVYEEQAPLSLYELHQQIREELEVAFPDSYWVVAEVAQVNVDRRKGHCYLTLVDKGDDARQMLAQARATIWGSRYQMLARYFEEKTGQPLKAGLKVLLQATVRFHELYGLSLDITSIDPNYTIGDLARQRLETLKRLEAEGLLEANKELELPPVPQRLAIISSATAAGFQDFIHQLENNGYGYTFEATLFPATVQGNEAPASVAQAFVQIAKRSDQFDAIVLIRGGGSQTDLSCFDDYKIAAAIGNAPLPVLTGIGHERDESIADLVAHTRLKTPTAVAGFLIDRFREAEEYAEDLFDSIRMFAAQQLKLTDDKLERLSLRFQNITRQLLQKSKDKLETLSRGLLLKPKAYLEAQRHLISDLDKDLNAGTKDLLHERQRHLQELSVCVEGKSQRYLHLKEHELNHLVHCVETEAKDKLKQRQLTFTKYSDKLEYSAKGRLQGENHRLKLLEMSIEANNPEKLLLRGYTLTLLNGKIIKSIKEVKDGDVVETKLQDGTLHSMVVNIDTDEQGIK, encoded by the coding sequence ATGTCCCAGATCTTTTTTCGCCAGACGGTAGTGTATGAGGAGCAGGCCCCGCTCTCGCTGTATGAGCTGCACCAGCAGATACGCGAGGAACTGGAGGTGGCTTTCCCGGACAGCTATTGGGTGGTGGCGGAGGTAGCCCAGGTAAACGTGGACCGCCGCAAAGGCCACTGCTACTTGACTCTGGTGGACAAAGGCGACGACGCACGGCAGATGCTGGCCCAGGCACGGGCAACCATCTGGGGGTCGCGTTACCAGATGCTGGCGCGCTACTTCGAGGAGAAAACCGGGCAACCACTGAAGGCGGGGCTCAAGGTGCTGCTGCAGGCAACGGTGCGGTTCCACGAGCTCTACGGCCTCAGCCTCGACATCACCAGCATAGACCCCAACTATACCATTGGCGACCTAGCCCGCCAGCGCCTCGAAACGCTGAAGCGCCTGGAGGCTGAAGGGTTGCTGGAGGCGAACAAGGAGTTGGAACTGCCGCCGGTACCGCAGCGGCTGGCTATCATTTCATCAGCCACGGCAGCCGGTTTCCAGGATTTTATACACCAGTTGGAGAACAACGGCTACGGCTATACTTTTGAGGCCACGCTTTTCCCGGCCACAGTGCAGGGCAATGAGGCACCGGCCTCGGTGGCGCAGGCATTCGTACAGATAGCAAAGCGAAGCGACCAGTTTGATGCCATCGTGCTGATCAGGGGCGGTGGCTCCCAGACAGATCTGAGCTGTTTTGACGACTACAAAATTGCGGCTGCCATTGGTAACGCACCGCTTCCGGTGCTCACGGGCATAGGCCACGAGCGCGACGAAAGTATTGCCGACCTGGTGGCTCACACAAGGCTGAAGACTCCCACTGCTGTGGCCGGTTTCCTGATAGACAGGTTCCGGGAGGCGGAGGAGTACGCGGAAGATCTGTTTGACAGCATCCGAATGTTTGCAGCACAACAGCTGAAGCTGACGGACGACAAGCTGGAACGACTAAGCTTGCGCTTCCAGAACATCACAAGGCAGCTGCTACAGAAAAGCAAAGATAAACTGGAAACGCTGTCGCGGGGGCTGTTACTGAAGCCGAAGGCATACCTGGAGGCGCAGCGCCATCTTATAAGCGACCTGGACAAAGACCTCAACGCCGGCACCAAAGACCTGCTGCACGAACGGCAGCGGCACCTGCAGGAGCTCTCGGTATGCGTGGAGGGTAAAAGCCAGCGTTACCTGCACCTGAAGGAGCACGAGCTTAACCACCTGGTGCACTGCGTGGAAACCGAGGCCAAGGACAAGCTGAAGCAAAGGCAACTGACCTTTACCAAGTATAGCGACAAGCTGGAGTACAGCGCCAAAGGCAGACTGCAGGGCGAGAACCACAGGCTAAAGCTGCTGGAGATGAGCATCGAGGCCAACAACCCCGAGAAGCTGCTGCTGCGCGGCTACACGCTCACGCTTCTGAACGGCAAGATCATTAAAAGTATAAAAGAGGTTAAAGACGGCGATGTGGTGGAGACGAAGCTGCAGGACGGCACGCTCCACAGCATGGTTGTAAACATTGATACAGATGAACAAGGAATTAAATAA
- a CDS encoding O-acetylhomoserine aminocarboxypropyltransferase/cysteine synthase family protein — protein sequence MSKSLHFETLQLHAGQEIDPTTQSRAVPIYQTTSYAFKNAEHGANLFALKEFGNIYTRIQNPTTDVFEKRIAALEGGVAAVAVASGQAAQFLALTNILEAGDNFVTSSFLYGGSYNQFKVSFKRLGIEARFAGNDDVSSFEKLIDEKTKAIYTETIGNPRFNIPDFEALAALARKYDIPLIVDNTFGAGGYLFRPLEHGANVVVESATKWIGGHGTSIGGVIVDGGNFNWGNGKFPQFSEPSEGYHGLNFWEVFGENGPFGNIAFAIRTRVEGLRDFGPALSPFNSFLLLQGLETLSLRLERTVQNAQALAEWLEQHELVESVNYPGLQSSPYHELAKKYLKRGFGGVLSFKLKGDKQQAETFVNSLELVSHLANVGDAKTLIIHPASTTHQQLSDAEQLSAGVDPTLLRISAGIEHIDDIKADFEQAFSKVLEAAPAIA from the coding sequence ATGTCTAAATCATTGCACTTCGAAACGCTACAGTTGCACGCCGGCCAGGAAATAGATCCCACCACACAGTCACGCGCAGTGCCTATCTACCAGACCACCTCTTACGCCTTTAAAAACGCGGAGCACGGGGCTAATCTGTTTGCCCTGAAGGAATTCGGTAACATTTATACCCGCATTCAGAACCCAACCACCGATGTGTTCGAGAAGCGCATTGCGGCTCTGGAGGGAGGAGTGGCGGCTGTGGCCGTGGCCTCGGGGCAGGCGGCGCAGTTCCTGGCGCTCACCAACATCCTGGAGGCCGGGGATAACTTTGTAACGTCCAGCTTCCTGTATGGCGGTAGCTATAACCAGTTCAAGGTATCGTTCAAGCGCCTGGGCATTGAGGCCAGGTTTGCCGGAAACGATGACGTGTCGAGCTTCGAGAAGCTGATCGATGAAAAGACAAAGGCAATTTATACAGAGACCATTGGCAATCCGCGCTTTAACATTCCGGACTTTGAGGCCCTTGCCGCCCTGGCTCGCAAGTATGATATTCCGCTGATTGTGGATAACACCTTCGGGGCCGGTGGTTACCTGTTTCGCCCGCTGGAGCACGGCGCCAATGTGGTGGTGGAGTCTGCTACGAAGTGGATCGGCGGCCACGGCACCAGCATTGGCGGCGTGATTGTGGACGGGGGTAACTTTAACTGGGGCAACGGCAAATTCCCGCAGTTCTCCGAGCCATCGGAAGGTTACCATGGGCTGAACTTCTGGGAGGTGTTTGGCGAAAACGGCCCGTTCGGAAACATCGCCTTCGCCATTCGTACCCGTGTGGAAGGCCTTCGGGATTTCGGTCCGGCACTGAGTCCTTTTAACTCGTTCCTGCTGCTGCAGGGGCTGGAAACGCTTTCGCTAAGGCTGGAGAGAACCGTGCAGAACGCGCAGGCGCTGGCCGAGTGGCTGGAGCAGCACGAGTTGGTAGAGAGCGTGAACTACCCTGGCCTACAGAGCAGCCCCTACCACGAACTGGCTAAAAAATACCTGAAGCGCGGCTTTGGCGGGGTGCTTTCCTTTAAGCTGAAAGGTGACAAGCAGCAGGCGGAGACATTTGTCAACAGCCTGGAACTGGTGAGTCACCTGGCTAACGTGGGCGACGCCAAAACGCTGATCATCCACCCGGCCTCCACCACACACCAACAGTTGAGCGATGCCGAGCAACTAAGCGCAGGCGTAGATCCAACCCTGCTACGCATATCCGCCGGCATAGAGCACATAGACGACATAAAAGCAGATTTCGAACAGGCCTTCTCCAAAGTATTGGAGGCAGCGCCCGCTATAGCCTAA
- the metX gene encoding homoserine O-acetyltransferase MetX: MPTQHVFHHQQEFQLESGATLPGFQLAYTTYGALNQQRSNVVWVCHALTGSADFTDWWCDLFGEGKLYDPREWFVVCANTMGGCYGSTGPLSVNPKTLQPYFQTFPQLTNRDIVRAFDLLRQELGLERVHTLLGGSLGGQQALEWVLQKPAVFERLVHVASNARHSPWGIAFNESQRMAIRQDPTWGTSTKEAGQEGLKTARAIAMLSYRHYNTYNEAQQEPGHSITDNFRASSYQVYQGEKLAQRFNAYTYWLLSKAMDSHNVGRDRGGVERALAQVKARSLFVGVDTDLLFPVEEQYFLHAQVSDSSFHLIRSNYGHDGFLVEVDQLTEAIRQFYQNEKVTEEEEFNYEKQER; encoded by the coding sequence ATGCCAACACAGCACGTTTTTCATCACCAACAAGAGTTTCAGCTGGAGTCCGGGGCTACGTTGCCGGGCTTCCAGCTGGCTTATACTACTTACGGCGCGCTGAACCAGCAGCGCAGCAATGTGGTATGGGTGTGCCATGCCCTTACCGGCAGCGCCGATTTTACCGACTGGTGGTGCGACCTCTTCGGGGAAGGCAAGCTCTACGACCCGCGCGAATGGTTTGTCGTGTGCGCCAACACCATGGGCGGTTGCTACGGCTCCACAGGGCCACTCTCGGTAAACCCAAAAACGCTGCAGCCATACTTCCAGACTTTTCCGCAGCTCACCAACCGCGACATTGTGCGCGCCTTCGATCTGCTGCGGCAGGAGCTGGGGTTGGAGCGGGTGCATACGTTGCTGGGTGGCTCGCTGGGCGGGCAGCAGGCGCTGGAGTGGGTGCTGCAGAAACCTGCTGTGTTTGAGCGGCTGGTGCACGTGGCCAGTAATGCGCGGCACTCCCCTTGGGGCATCGCCTTTAACGAAAGCCAGCGCATGGCCATCCGCCAGGACCCCACCTGGGGCACCAGCACAAAGGAGGCAGGACAGGAAGGGCTAAAAACGGCCCGCGCTATCGCCATGCTGTCTTACCGCCACTACAACACCTACAACGAAGCGCAGCAGGAGCCGGGGCATAGCATTACCGACAACTTTCGCGCTTCCAGCTACCAGGTATACCAGGGCGAGAAGCTGGCACAGCGGTTCAATGCTTATACTTACTGGCTGCTCTCCAAGGCCATGGACTCGCACAACGTGGGCCGCGACAGAGGGGGTGTGGAGCGTGCACTGGCACAGGTAAAGGCCCGGAGCCTGTTTGTGGGTGTGGATACCGACCTGCTGTTTCCGGTAGAGGAGCAGTATTTCCTGCATGCCCAGGTGTCGGATTCCTCCTTTCACCTTATCCGCTCCAACTATGGCCACGATGGCTTTCTGGTGGAGGTGGACCAGCTGACGGAGGCTATCCGTCAATTTTATCAAAATGAAAAAGTAACAGAAGAAGAAGAATTCAACTATGAAAAGCAAGAGCGGTAA
- a CDS encoding homoserine dehydrogenase, with translation MKSKSGKRIGIFGFGCVGQGLHDVLQDNPHLDVAKICVRDKEKLRTLPKHHFTYDAQELLQDESIDLFAELISDPEEALLIVRQALEAGKTIVSANKKMISENLPELVALQEEFGGTLLYEAAVCGSIPILRTLEAYYGNEPLQEVSGILNGSSNYILTKLDAEGISYDEALAQAQALGFAEADPTLDVGGYDALHKISLIAAHAFGAVIKPEQVLRAGIQHISRRDVALAQALGGRIRLVATARLNQHKKLELQVLPTLVFPDSELYYVEAEFNGVQLQARYAGDQFLKGRGAGSHPTGSAVWADVSAALAGYKYKYPKFKYNDEAQLKPVPLEEDDELKVYVRTTMPEFLPQLPWRELRVFGTGKREVQLVGTIGRKDFLLYLPALKQTIAFIAQIPAHVSAEQVVNASYLKLEEVV, from the coding sequence ATGAAAAGCAAGAGCGGTAAACGAATCGGGATATTTGGCTTTGGCTGCGTGGGCCAGGGGCTGCATGACGTGCTGCAGGACAACCCACACCTGGATGTGGCCAAAATCTGCGTGCGCGACAAGGAGAAGCTGCGCACCCTGCCCAAGCATCATTTTACCTATGACGCGCAGGAGCTGCTGCAGGACGAAAGTATAGATCTGTTTGCCGAGCTGATCAGCGACCCGGAGGAGGCGCTGCTGATAGTGCGCCAGGCGCTGGAGGCGGGTAAAACCATCGTGTCGGCCAACAAGAAGATGATTTCGGAGAACCTGCCGGAACTGGTGGCACTGCAGGAGGAGTTTGGCGGCACTTTGCTCTACGAGGCGGCTGTGTGCGGCAGCATTCCAATCCTGCGGACGCTGGAGGCATACTATGGCAACGAGCCGCTGCAGGAGGTAAGCGGTATCTTGAACGGTTCATCCAACTACATCCTCACCAAGCTGGATGCGGAAGGCATAAGCTATGACGAGGCACTGGCGCAGGCGCAGGCGCTTGGCTTTGCCGAGGCTGACCCGACGCTGGACGTGGGCGGCTACGATGCCCTGCACAAGATCAGCTTAATTGCCGCGCATGCCTTTGGGGCCGTGATAAAGCCGGAGCAGGTACTCCGTGCAGGCATTCAGCACATATCGCGGCGGGATGTGGCGCTGGCACAGGCACTGGGCGGGCGCATCAGGCTGGTAGCCACGGCCAGGCTGAACCAGCACAAAAAACTGGAGCTACAAGTGCTGCCTACGCTCGTGTTCCCCGACTCGGAGCTATACTATGTGGAGGCGGAGTTTAACGGGGTGCAGCTACAGGCCCGCTATGCCGGCGATCAGTTTCTGAAGGGGCGCGGTGCCGGAAGCCACCCAACCGGGTCTGCCGTATGGGCCGATGTATCGGCAGCGCTGGCCGGCTACAAGTATAAATACCCTAAATTCAAGTATAACGACGAGGCGCAACTGAAGCCGGTACCTTTGGAGGAGGACGATGAATTGAAAGTATACGTGCGCACGACCATGCCCGAGTTTCTGCCCCAGCTGCCGTGGCGGGAGCTGAGGGTCTTTGGTACGGGGAAAAGGGAGGTGCAACTGGTAGGCACCATTGGCAGGAAAGACTTTCTTTTATACCTGCCGGCCCTGAAGCAAACCATTGCTTTTATAGCACAGATTCCGGCCCATGTATCGGCGGAGCAGGTGGTAAATGCCTCGTATCTGAAGCTGGAGGAGGTTGTATAA